A portion of the Rhizoctonia solani chromosome 6, complete sequence genome contains these proteins:
- a CDS encoding Retrotransposon-derived protein PEG10 — MATRSRPPSRARSPVDQGQLEPLFPPASPELGKVSLKRVIRLLWGLQSQVNRIERTLLEQAKNVLQTVNTVKDGLARLQHARGPHTPEEQKPPAVKETPRAAPKAKPIGKAQPFLGAPAPIISTGAPRRNPLSLFNPYPFSSFPLGPAPVPQGPPPAPVITPAQPPTPSTVKVDHPDAFKGKIGLEAKQWLTRMLAWVCLNQRQFPLDMEVLSFLLMNMTEAAGAWAHPHLDQLGSHRALIHTVDEFKIEFLAAFGDPDATRAAEWKITSLTQTSTCAKYITKFRMLQMELDWNDAALCGQFACGLHWEVQKQIATRERQPRTLRELQDAALIIDNALCEEQASHPQQGSKPGKTSSTPNWGASTGQQATKTGPLSSNPNYVSEEERNRRRTEGLCVKCGKPGHKFAKCRTGWKATPKEDKGKAKETAKIGKDSKYQLGKE; from the exons atggcaacccgttcccggccaCCCTCTCGAGCCCGCTCCCCTGTTGATCAAGGACAGCTGGAACCCCTTtttccgccagcctcccctgagcttggcaaagtatCTCTCAagcgggtcatccgcctcCTCTGGGGACTCCAATCCCAGGTCAACCGTATTGAGCggaccctcttggaacaagCCAAA AACGTCTTGCAAACAgtcaatactgtcaaggatgggcttgcccgGCTCCAGCACGCCCGGGGtccccacaccccagaagaacaaaaaccccctgcggtcaaggaaactcccagggctgcgcccaaagccaagcctattggcaaggctcaaccattccttggggccccagcccccatcatctccacaggggccccCAGGCGCAACCCCCTTTCCCTATTCAACCCTTACCCCTTCTCTTCCTTCCCTTTGGGACCAGCTCCAGTcccccaaggacctccaccagcgcctgTCATCACCCCGGCGCAGCCTCCAaccccctccactgtaaaagtggaccacccagacgccttcaaaggcaaaattggcttggaggccaaacaatggctaacccgcatgttggcctgggtttgCCTCAACCAAAGGCAGTTCCCCTTGGACATGGAGGTCCTGAGCTTCCTGTTGATGAACATGACGGAAGcagctggggcctgggcccaccctcacctggaccaactagggtcccaccgCGCGCTCATCCACACCGTGGATGAGTTCAAAATTGAATTCCTGGCCGCCTTTGGCGACCCAGATGCAACCAGGGCAGCGGAGTGGAAAATTACTTCCCTCACTCAGACCAGCACGTGTGCCAAATACATTACTAAATTCCGCAtgctgcaaatggaacttgattggaatgaTGCTGCACTTTGCGGCCAATTCGCGTGTGGgctccattgggaggtccAAAAACAGATTGCCACAAGGGAGAGGCAGCCACGTACTCTGAGGGAGCTGCAGGACGCCgccctcatcattgacaacgccctctgCGAGGAGcaagccagccacccgcaacaGGGTAGTAAGCCTGGTAAAACCTCTTCCACCCCCAAttggggggcaagtaccggccaacaggccacaaaaaccggtcccctctcctccaatcccaactacgtctcagaggaagaacgcaaccgccGCCGCACAGAAggcctctgtgtcaaatgcggtaAGCCAGGACATAAGTTTGCCAAATGCAGaactggctggaaggctacccccaaggaggataaggggaaagccaaggaaactgccaagattggcaaagactccaagtaccaattgggaaaagagtaa
- a CDS encoding Retrotransposable element Tf2 protein, with the protein MSPLFTILITPEKKAEPLEVLIDSGATSSFLHPCTAEALRLPLIDLPYPRTVTMLNGLSPQAGKIWKKANLTFSFDGKRMTKTFLICNTGSHAAILGLKWLDAHNPEIDWNQCTLSFPHAPPEHVAIAEEEEADQNPLEGVPSKYHQYAKVFGEEEFNKLPPHWHYDIGIELTEEGPLNSPLYSMTDAKSATLKDWLRDELKAGKIRPSKSSISSPVMFVPKKDGSRCLVVDYRRLNNQTKKNVYPLPRPDNLMAQLRGAKVFTKLDLHWGYNNVRVKEGNKWKTAFCTKYGLYKSLVMTFGLTNAPAAFQHFMNKLFKDLLDVCVIIYLDDILIYSKDDVTHTQHVHEVLRRLLENQLFCKASKCTFHVNSVEYLGIIVSDKGFSLDRLKIQAVQEWPTPSKVKEVQLFLGFANFLRRFVANFSHMARPLHNLVKKDTPWNWGDREQEAFQGLKDAITNAPVLCHANPTKPYFLETDASGAALGSILSQRQEDGRLHPLGFLSESFKGAEQNYDTHDKELLAIIRSFKYWRIFLEGTLHPITVFTNHRNLEYWKESRTFNRRHARWHLLLAGYNFQIMYRPGKQSGKPDALLRQSDHANG; encoded by the coding sequence ATGTCACCCCTGTTCACTATTTTGATCacaccagagaaaaaagcggaaccactagaagtcctgatagactcaggcgctaCCTCATCCTTTCTCCACCCCTGTACCGCAGAAgcactccgcctcccactcatagaCCTCCCTTACCCCCGCACTgtaactatgctcaatgggttgagcccccaggctggtaaaatttggaagaaggctaacctaaccttctcctttgatggcaaacgtatgaccaagaccttcttgatctgcaacacagggtcccacgccgccatcttaggattgaaatggttagatgcccataatccagagattgattggaatcaatgcaccctctccttcccccatgcaccaccagaacacgtaGCCATcgctgaagaggaggaagccgatcaaaacccccttgaaggagtcccttccaaataccatcaatacgccaaggtatttggagaggaagaattcaacaaacttCCCCCGCATTggcattatgacattgggattgaactaacagaagaaggccccttgaactctccgctgtacagcatgactgacgccaaatccgccacgctcaaagattggctcagagatgaactcaaggcaggcaaaatccgccccagcaagtcCTCAATTAgctcccctgtcatgtttgttcccaagaaggatggctcccgctgcttggtagttgactaccgccgcctAAACAACCagacaaagaaaaacgtTTACCCCCTTCCCCGtccagacaacctcatggcccagctccgtggtgccaaggtcttcactaaACTAGACCTACATTGGGGATATAACAACGTCCGGGTAaaagaaggcaacaaatggaaaactgctttCTGTACTAAGTACGGCCTGTACAAGTCCCtagtcatgacctttggcctaaCCAATGCTcccgccgccttccaacattttatgaacaaatTATTCAAAGACCTGTTAGACGtttgcgtcatcatttaccttgatgacatcctgatctactccaaggatgatgTAACTCATACACAACATGTTCATGAAGTTTTGCGGCGGCTACTGGAGAACCAACTATTTTGTAAGGCATCAAAGTGTACCTTCCATGTCAATTccgtggaatacctgggaatcattgtctcggataagggttttagcctAGATAgactcaagatccaggcagtacaggaatggccgACCCCCTCAAAGGTGAAGGAGGTCCAATTGTTCTTAGGGTtcgccaacttcctccgtcgatttgttgccaattttagtcacatggccaggccatTGCATAAtctggtcaagaaggatacgcCGTGGAATTGGGGTGACAgagaacaggaagccttccaaggactaaaggacgccatcaccaatgcACCTGTACTCTGCCATGCCAATCCGaccaaaccctacttccttgagacagacgcctcaggAGCTGCCCTAGGATCCATACTAagccaacgccaggaagacgGACGGTTACACCCACTTGGTTTCTTGTCTGAGTCATTTAAAGGAGCAGAGCAGAACTATGAtacacatgacaaggagctgcTAGCAATCATCCGCTCATTCAAGTACTGGCGTATCTTTttggaaggaaccctgcATCCCATCACCGTGTTCACCAACCATAGGAACTTAgaatattggaaagaatCTAGAACGTTCAACCGCCGCCACGCACGGTGGCACCTCCTCCTGGCCggttacaacttccaaatcatGTACAGACCtgggaaacagtcagggaagccagatgccCTATTGCGACAATCAGACCATGCCAATGGTTGA